In Clostridium omnivorum, the DNA window ATACCTTATATTATGAGGTGCAATTACCATGTCATTTTGGTAATGGATGATAAATTATAGCTAATAGTATAATGTATAGAGTTGTATCATTTTAAGATTCTTTGTCTTTTTGAGGTAAAAAGATAACTCGCAATTGTAAAGATACGGAAATAAATGAAAGGAATATTTATTAAATGATTACTAATATCTATTTAGTTAGACACGCTGTTTCCTTATATACCCCTGATGAACTGAATAGACCACTTTCTGAAAAAGGATTGAAGGATGCTAGCAAAGTAACTGAACTACTATCATATGAAAATATCAACAAGGTAATATCAAGTCCGTATAAACGTGCCATTCAAACAGTGGAAGGTACTGCAAATCACTTTGGGTTGTGTATTTCCACTGATGAAGGTTTTAGAGAAAGAAAGCTTGCTGATTGTTCGGTTACCAATTTTGATGAAGTAATTTTAAAGTACTGGGAAGATTTTAATTTTTCTCTTCCTGGAGGAGAATCAAGTAACTTTGCTCAGGATAGAGGTGTACAAACTCTTAAAAGTGTTTTAAATCAATGCTGTGGAGAAAATGTTGTTATTGGTACTCATGGAAATATTATGGTACTAATAATGAATTACTTCGATAAAAAATATAGTTACGATTTCTGGAAAAGCTTGAATATGCCAGATATTTATAAATTAAGTTTTGAAAATGGAGTATTTATAAGTATAAATCGTATATGGTCATAATAATCTAATATATCAAGCTATAAAAAAGAACGGAGAGGATACAGTGTTTCTATTACAAATGGCTGGCTATCCTGGTAGTGGGAAGTCAACATTATCAAGAAAGATTGCTAAGAGGACAGGTGCGATTGTTATAGATAGAGATATAATAAAGACATCAATGATTAATTCAAAAGTGCCAGATAGTATAGTAGCAGATGCTTCATATAGTGTAGTTTTTGATCTAGCTGAATTTTATTTAGGAATGCAAATAAGTGTAGTTATTGATACTCCATGTTTCTATGAAGATACCTTAAATAATGGTATTTCCATTTCAAAGAAATACGGAGCTAGCTACAAGTATATTGAATGTAGGGTAGAGGATTATTCTATAATTGAGAATAGAATTTATACTAGAGATAGATTAATAAGCCAGATTGGGGATACATCTATGGAAAGATTTAATAACGCTTTGGACAAGTCGGTTAGGCCTATGAATGGTAAATTTTTGATTATAGATACTAGTGCAGAGGATAGCTATGATATAAGTTTGATTGATGAGTATTTGAGAAATAAAATCTAATTGTTCTGGTATTTTTTATAGGAGTGGTGGGTTATGCCTGATAAAAAAGAAAATCGGAAAAATAAATGGGTTAGAACAGGTTTGTTAATTGGTATAATCGCTTTTTTTGTATTGGTAAGCTTTTTTAGAATGAGAAGTGAAGGAGCTTTTGAGGACGTTTTCCATAAAAAAAGTGGTGTTAAAATTGAGAGATTAAATGAAAATCAAGTTAGAAATTTGAATAAGCTGTGTAAAGTATGGGGCTTTGTTAAATATTATCATCCCAAAGTTATATCCTCTTCTGTAGATTGGGATTTTGAATTGTTTAGAGTTATGCCTAAAGTAATGGAAACTAAAGATTCTAACGAAGTTGATAAGATTTTATATAATTGGATTAATGAGCTTGGAGAAGTAAAAGAAGGCTCAGAGAACGGCAGCAAAGATGTTGTTATGGCACCAGATATAGCTTGGATAAAGAATGATAATTATATCAGTAAAGAGTTAAGTGATTTATTGGTGAAACTCTCTAAGACATATATTTCTGAAAGAGACAAAGCCTATGTAAGCTTTGGAAAAGATTCTATATTTGCAAGTTTTAAAAATGAAAAACCTTACCCAAATATGGCTTATGATGATGCTGGATACAAGCTCTTAAGTTTGTTTAGATATTGGAATGTAATTGAATACTATTATCCATACAGAGATGGAATTGAGGAAGATTGGGATGGTGTTCTGACAGAATTTATACCCAAGTTTATTGAATGCAAGGATTCATTATCCTATAAGCTTACTGCAGCAGAATTAACAACTAAAATACATGATTCCCATGCATATGCTGTTGATAAAAGAAATGAATTACGTAGATATTGGGGCTTTAATGCAGCTCCTGTAAAGTTTCAGTTAGTTGAAGATAAGGTTGTTATTACTGAAATAGCAGAAAAGTATGCTAAGGACTGCAAGGCACAAAAAGGTGACATTGTATTAAAGCTTAATGATAAAGATATATTTGAGGTCATAAGAGAAAAGGCCAGATATAAATCAACTTCAAATAATAAGGAAATTGTAAAAGATTTGTTTGGCTATTTGTTTAATACATCCGAGAATAGTTTAACTCTTACTTTAGAGAGGGATGGTAAGGAGATAAGAGAAAACATTAAGTGCTATAGTTTAACAAATATGTTTGAGCAAGCCGAACAGTCTCATAAACTTCTGGAAGGAAATATTGGCTATATAAATCCTGGCGCATTAGCTAAGGGTGAAATAGATAAAATTATGAGTGAATTCAAGGATACAAAAGGACTCATTGTAGATTTGAGAAATTATCCATCAGATCTTATAATGTATACCCTTGGAAATTACCTTATGCCTAAAAAAGTTGTTTTCGCAAAGGCGGCTGCTGCAAACCAAGCTGTGCCTGGTGAATTTGATTATTGTGGAGATATGGAAGTTGGAAAGGATAATCCGAATTTTTATAAAGGAAAAGTTATTTTAATCATCAATGAGTATACACAGAGTCAAGCTGAATTTACTACCATGGCATTAAGAAAATCACCTAATGCACAAGTTATTGGAAGCAATTCAATTGGTGCAGATGGAGATGTAGCTGTATTTAGTTTGCCGGGAGCTATAGAGACCGCCATCTCAGGAATTGGGATTTATAATCCTGATAAGTCGGAAACCCAGAGAGTAGGTGTAAAACCTGATATTTATGTGAAACCCACAATACATGGAATAAAAGAAGGAAGAGATGAACTTCTGGAAAAAGCTATAGAGATTATTAAAAATTAGAACGATGTTTTATATAGGATAAATTAAAGGCACTGGTGAGTTTTATACCAGTGCCTTTTAATTCTGCAAGATTAATCAAGTTAAGTGTTTTTAATTCCATTTAAGATTAGTGAAATTATATTTGTAAGTGCTTCGTTGATCAAATCATATGTTATATTATGTAATTTATGTTATAATTCACTTATTAGTAAAGTAGTTTTGTGGAAATAAGGTTATAATTCAAGAGTTAAATGAAAATATCATTTGAAAGTGGGTATCATATGCATTGTCCTTATTGTAATAATGAATTGAAGTATAATAATGGAGAACTATATTGTGTAACTGGAGATTGCTTCTTTTCAAAGCACATAGAAAATAGATTTGAAGAAAATAGTGATGATTTCTATAATACACGAGAAATCAAGTCAAAAGAAGTAAATGCTCCAGAGGGGCGTTTCTACTGTGTAAAATGTGGGGAAAAGATGAAAAAAATTGGATTTCTACATGAGATGTGTAGTAGTTGTGGATTTGAAATAGATAAATTAATGTACCGCGAAATTATTGAATTGAATCCACACACCTCATTTTAGTAAGTAATTTTATTACCTTGTAAAACAGTTATAGGTGGATTGGTTTGTGGATTTATATAAAGTAATGAAGAATATTACAGTAGTAGGTGGAATATGTTCAATAATTATAACAGCATTAGGTGTTGTGATAATAATATCGTTATTAAGAAGTAAAAGGTATGTAAATAAGGTTGTTGAGGAAACTCATTTACTAAAATATTTAAGAGTTCATGTGGTAGGCGGAGTATTAGTACTGATATTCCAAACTATTAGATATATATTAGAATTTTTTCAATAGAAGTTGCAATTTATTTTAAAGTGTACTTGTAAAGTAAGTGTTTTAAAGTTGATTACGATTAACCTAATTCAACGCATAGTGTCTAAAACTACATACAACAAAAAAATTATGTGCAGTTTGACTTGAAAAGATAGCCAAGCTACACCTGCGAAGCTAAGAAAAGAGCGTTCTAAGTTTCTTAGCGGTGGAAATTAGAAATGTTATACAACAACTAAAGATAGGGAATATTTGTAGTGTTTTACATAAGATTTAGTTAGAGGAAAAGTAGGGATAAAGATGAATGATTATAGCATAAATAAAATAGATACTGAAAGAATTTCTAATAAACTTAAACTAATTCTTGAAAAAGAGATTCAAGCAGGAAATGAGATACTTGAGACATGGAAGGGATGGCCGTATGATTCGACTGTAATAAGTCTTAGATATCCTTTCAAAGTTAAGCTAGAAAAGCTA includes these proteins:
- a CDS encoding AAA family ATPase, coding for MFLLQMAGYPGSGKSTLSRKIAKRTGAIVIDRDIIKTSMINSKVPDSIVADASYSVVFDLAEFYLGMQISVVIDTPCFYEDTLNNGISISKKYGASYKYIECRVEDYSIIENRIYTRDRLISQIGDTSMERFNNALDKSVRPMNGKFLIIDTSAEDSYDISLIDEYLRNKI
- a CDS encoding histidine phosphatase family protein translates to MITNIYLVRHAVSLYTPDELNRPLSEKGLKDASKVTELLSYENINKVISSPYKRAIQTVEGTANHFGLCISTDEGFRERKLADCSVTNFDEVILKYWEDFNFSLPGGESSNFAQDRGVQTLKSVLNQCCGENVVIGTHGNIMVLIMNYFDKKYSYDFWKSLNMPDIYKLSFENGVFISINRIWS
- a CDS encoding S41 family peptidase, with amino-acid sequence MPDKKENRKNKWVRTGLLIGIIAFFVLVSFFRMRSEGAFEDVFHKKSGVKIERLNENQVRNLNKLCKVWGFVKYYHPKVISSSVDWDFELFRVMPKVMETKDSNEVDKILYNWINELGEVKEGSENGSKDVVMAPDIAWIKNDNYISKELSDLLVKLSKTYISERDKAYVSFGKDSIFASFKNEKPYPNMAYDDAGYKLLSLFRYWNVIEYYYPYRDGIEEDWDGVLTEFIPKFIECKDSLSYKLTAAELTTKIHDSHAYAVDKRNELRRYWGFNAAPVKFQLVEDKVVITEIAEKYAKDCKAQKGDIVLKLNDKDIFEVIREKARYKSTSNNKEIVKDLFGYLFNTSENSLTLTLERDGKEIRENIKCYSLTNMFEQAEQSHKLLEGNIGYINPGALAKGEIDKIMSEFKDTKGLIVDLRNYPSDLIMYTLGNYLMPKKVVFAKAAAANQAVPGEFDYCGDMEVGKDNPNFYKGKVILIINEYTQSQAEFTTMALRKSPNAQVIGSNSIGADGDVAVFSLPGAIETAISGIGIYNPDKSETQRVGVKPDIYVKPTIHGIKEGRDELLEKAIEIIKN